Proteins from a single region of Apium graveolens cultivar Ventura chromosome 7, ASM990537v1, whole genome shotgun sequence:
- the LOC141672581 gene encoding uncharacterized protein LOC141672581, giving the protein MYVLVKGDGATPRKKSPLLSRIFLGCGVGFANQGSNVLDINWLAYSGVPLTTTLAFFCSNTGLQKNDKRERVVKASPDITINSIKVIFQVHRFVEIDGGKGFDRVRWTEIGKKYFKLTHLEEGTKKTYKRKLHVYKKGNTGVESRRK; this is encoded by the exons ATGTATGTGTTAGTTAAGGGTGATGGAGCAACACCGCGAAAGAAATCACCCCTGTTGTCAAG GATTTTCCTTGGTTGTGGCGTTGGATTTGCTAATCAG GGATCAAATGTTCTCGATATTAATTGGCTTGCCTATTCTGGTGTGCCACTTACTACGACTCTAGCATTCTTCTGTTCAAATACTGGGCTGCAAAAG AATGACAAAAGGGAAAGGGTGGTGAAAGCAAGTCCAGATATTACCATCAATAGCATAAAGGTTATATTTCAGGTGCACAG GTTTGTGGAGATAGATGGTGGTAAAGGGTTTGACAGAGTAAGGTGGACTGAAATTGGAAAGAAGTATTTCAAACTAACCCATTTGGAGGAG GGAACAAAGAAGACTTACAAGAGAAAGCTTCACGTGTATAAAAAGGGAAATACCGGTGTGGAGTCGAGGAGAAAGTGA
- the LOC141674338 gene encoding uncharacterized protein LOC141674338, whose protein sequence is MNNVLNEEDKKGGRPYPIWLIRCFQSVLDDCDLNDMELQGYRYTWERGHGKDQWIEVKLDRALASSSFLQVFIEAKLSNLEVSTSDHSPLLLKPVSIPMMTTGRRFKFENAWLRDPMCGEIVKDVWSSNSGKTLKEKIVICSELLMKWGKEITGSFRTRINECKRIMKSVKAKRDAKFDQIISRGVQEVD, encoded by the coding sequence ATGAATAACGTTCTGAATGAGGAGGATAAAAAGGGTGGGCGTCCGTATCCGATATGGTTAATCAGATGCTTCCAATCAGTGTTAGATGATTGTGATTTGAATGACATGGAATTACAAGGATACAGATACACATGGGAAAGAGGCCACGGGAAAGATCAATGGATTGAAGTTAAGTTGGATAGAGCTTTAGCTTCAAGTAGTTTTTTACAGGTTTTTATAGAGGCCAAGTTATCAAATTTGGAAGTTTCAACCTCAGATCATAGCCCTTTATTACTTAAACCGGTCAGCATTCCTATGATGACTACAGGCAGGCGCTTTAAATTTGAGAATGCATGGTTACGGGATCCAATGTGTGGTGAAATTGTGAAGGATGTTTGGAGTTCGAATTCTGGAAAAACTCTGAAGGAGAAGATAGTAATATGTTCAGAGTTGTTAATGAAGTGGGGTAAAGAAATTACGGGAAGCTTTAGAACAAGAATAAATGAGTGTAAACGAATCATGAAATCAGTGAAGGCAAAAAGAGACGCAAAATTCGATCAGATTATATCAAGAGGAGTCCAAGAAGTTGACTAA